TGGGAGTAGTCGCCATCGAAGAACGAGTTCGCATACGACGAGAAGAGTGCCAGCGGATGACGGGTAAGTACCACGTATTTGGCATCTGGAAAGACCTTGGCCATGAACGGGAGGACCAGGGCGTAAGCGGGGGTCTTGTCCAGGCAAATGGACTTGCCGGTTCCGTCGAGAAAACGGCCGTAGAGGACTTCGCAATAGGCGCGGCAGGCTTCCCAATAGTCCTGTTCTTTGTTGGGCAGCATGTCCACGAAGAGTTTCTGGGCCTCGGCGGCGAGAATATGGTCGTAGGGCGCTTTGTCCACCTTTTCCCACACGCCCAAATGGGCAAGCGGAGTAATGAGGTGAGGTTCCGGTCCGCCCTTGATCATGGAATGGGACTCGAGCATGCGCTCAAGCATGGTGCTGCCTGAACGAGGGGCGCTTATGACGAACAACATGGATACCGGCATAGAAAGACTCCACAACACGGGAAAAGGCATGGTATGCAAGGACGCACGGGGATTCAAATGCCTCAGCGCTTTATCCCCATGTTCATGCATGCTAGACTCTGGGGTCGTCAATTGTTCGATGTGTGCAGATGTGTTTTGATGGGAGAAGCATGGCAAAACGAGCACTATCTTTCCTGGTCAAAGTGGTTATTACGGGCGGCATGTTTGCCGTCTTGTTTTGGCCGGAGAAGTTTGGCCTATCGGCAGACCAGTTTAGGGGCGTAAAACCTGCTGACTTGCTCCGGGAACTGAGCCAGGTTGAAACGCATAACATCCTGTTGTGGCTGTGTTTGGCTGCGATGATGCGGATACTTGGAATGCTTTGCGGAATCCTTCGGTGGAGGCTGCTGCTCCTGGCGCAAGGTCTAAAGATCCCGTTCCTCTACTTGACACGGAGTTGGTTTATTGGCCGCGCCATAGGAATCTTCCTACCCGGCACCCTGGGGCTGGATGGGTACCGGCTCTTTGATTCATCTCGATACACCGGGGACGTAATCAAATCGACCACGGTCATAGCCGTTGAGAAGCTGACCGGGTTCATCGCGCTGACGTTTCTTGTGTTCGTGACTTTCCCTCTCGGATTTCGCATGTTTGACATGAAGTTGCCGGTCTTACTGGGGATACTGGCAGTCCTCGGGACTTTCGTAGTTGTTTCGTTTGTGGCTTTACTGAACCCGCGTGTCATTCAAGTGGCCGTGGCCGTCTTGCCAACGCCGGGGAAGATTCGCTCCAAATTCGATCGCATCGGGGCTGCCGTGTCGGCATATAGCGGCAACCGCGCTCAACTTGTCTTGGCCGTTGGGCTCGGGATATGTGTCCATTTTGCGACCTGCCTTGTCTTCTTCTGCACGATGACCGCGATCCGTGCGCAGAATACGACAATGTCAGACATTCTCTTTGCAACGCCGCTTATGATCTACGGCACGGTGCTGGGGCCTTCCGTCGGGGGAGAAGGTATTCGCGAGAT
This DNA window, taken from Candidatus Hydrogenedentota bacterium, encodes the following:
- a CDS encoding sulfotransferase, which gives rise to MPVSMLFVISAPRSGSTMLERMLESHSMIKGGPEPHLITPLAHLGVWEKVDKAPYDHILAAEAQKLFVDMLPNKEQDYWEACRAYCEVLYGRFLDGTGKSICLDKTPAYALVLPFMAKVFPDAKYVVLTRHPLALFSSYANSFFDGDYSQALNHNPILQRYVPAIAAFLRQHETSHLHVRYEDLVKT